The Candidatus Delongbacteria bacterium genome includes a region encoding these proteins:
- a CDS encoding proton-conducting transporter membrane subunit has translation MSPSLQLILGGLALYALSGAAGLPVSTPDGRRRAQRWAAGLMLGGGGLGLLGLAAFLPGGDAELLEAAWGIQGSRLALRLDALAAVFLVPVFLVPPLAALYGLGYRPAQHSSHGSRRLDGALGLLGASMGLVLLARDGLLFLVVWEAMALAAWLAATVEEEDPAVRQAGWIYLVATHAGTLCLIAFFALWQRLTGSLLLDATSLPAVGAGVLFLLALLGFGLKAGLMPLHVWLPGLHAGAPSQVSAVLSGVMLNVGLYGLLRVSSLLAGLPTEWGAVLLILGAGSAVAGMARGLGEPQLKRLLACSSMENMGVMVMGLGLALLGRAQQQPLWILLGLGGTLLHMWNHALFKSLLFFGAGAVLHSTGTGRLDQLGGLGGRMPRVTALFALGALAACALPPLNGFVSEWLLYLGCFRAQAASPAGLTGAAAAGLALAGALTLAAFGKALGTGFLGTARSPGAERAHDPGALMLAPMTLAATLALGLGLAPGLALPSLLAAAGVWSGAPSGGFPADARLALGWLSACALLLLVLGGLIVWLGRGRFRRAARGPTWDCGYARPDTRMQTTAGSLAQTVTGLLAPDLGLHAHPARPQGLFPAPVRQPAPKPELLLERCLRPAWKRVTGLLQGLHVFQQGLTQHYILYLLAALLGLMLLASVGEPR, from the coding sequence GTGAGCCCGTCCCTGCAGCTGATCCTGGGCGGTCTGGCCCTCTACGCCCTGAGTGGAGCCGCGGGACTGCCGGTCTCCACTCCGGACGGCCGGCGGCGCGCCCAGCGCTGGGCGGCCGGGCTGATGCTGGGGGGCGGAGGGCTGGGTCTGCTCGGGCTGGCGGCCTTTCTGCCCGGCGGCGACGCCGAGCTGCTGGAGGCGGCCTGGGGCATCCAGGGCAGCCGGCTGGCCCTGCGGCTGGACGCGCTGGCGGCCGTGTTCCTGGTGCCCGTGTTCCTGGTGCCGCCTCTGGCCGCGCTCTACGGCTTGGGTTACCGTCCCGCCCAGCATTCAAGCCACGGCAGCCGGCGGCTGGACGGCGCGCTGGGTCTGCTGGGCGCCTCCATGGGCCTGGTGCTGCTGGCCCGCGACGGCCTGCTCTTCCTGGTGGTCTGGGAGGCCATGGCGCTCGCCGCCTGGCTGGCCGCCACCGTGGAGGAGGAGGACCCCGCCGTGCGCCAGGCGGGCTGGATCTACCTGGTGGCCACCCACGCCGGCACCCTCTGCCTGATCGCCTTCTTCGCGCTCTGGCAGCGCCTCACGGGCTCGCTGCTGCTGGACGCCACCAGCCTGCCGGCGGTCGGCGCGGGCGTGCTCTTTCTGCTAGCGCTGCTGGGCTTCGGCTTGAAGGCCGGCCTGATGCCCCTCCACGTCTGGCTCCCCGGCCTGCACGCGGGCGCGCCCAGCCAGGTCTCGGCCGTGCTCTCGGGCGTGATGCTCAACGTGGGCTTGTACGGCCTGCTGCGGGTCAGCAGCCTGCTGGCGGGCCTGCCGACGGAGTGGGGGGCCGTGCTGCTGATTCTGGGCGCCGGCAGCGCCGTGGCCGGGATGGCGCGGGGTCTGGGGGAGCCGCAGCTCAAGCGCCTGCTGGCCTGCAGCAGCATGGAGAACATGGGCGTGATGGTGATGGGCCTGGGGCTGGCCCTCTTGGGGCGCGCGCAGCAGCAGCCGCTGTGGATCCTGCTGGGGCTGGGCGGCACGCTCCTGCACATGTGGAATCACGCGCTCTTCAAGTCGCTGCTGTTCTTCGGCGCCGGCGCGGTCCTGCACTCCACGGGCACGGGTCGGCTGGATCAGCTGGGCGGGCTGGGCGGGCGCATGCCGCGGGTGACGGCCCTGTTCGCGCTGGGTGCCCTGGCCGCCTGCGCCCTGCCGCCCCTGAACGGCTTCGTGAGCGAGTGGCTGCTCTATCTGGGTTGCTTCCGGGCCCAGGCGGCCAGTCCCGCGGGTCTGACGGGCGCGGCCGCCGCCGGCCTGGCCCTGGCGGGCGCGCTGACCCTGGCGGCCTTCGGCAAGGCGCTGGGCACGGGTTTTCTGGGCACGGCCCGCAGCCCCGGGGCGGAGCGGGCCCACGATCCCGGCGCCCTGATGCTGGCGCCCATGACCCTGGCGGCGACCCTGGCCCTGGGGCTCGGCCTGGCGCCCGGGCTGGCCCTGCCCAGCCTGCTGGCCGCGGCGGGGGTCTGGTCCGGCGCCCCGAGCGGTGGCTTCCCGGCCGACGCCCGGCTGGCCCTGGGCTGGCTCAGCGCCTGCGCCCTGTTGCTGCTGGTTCTGGGTGGGTTGATCGTGTGGCTGGGCCGGGGGCGCTTCCGCCGGGCGGCGCGCGGCCCCACCTGGGACTGCGGCTACGCCCGGCCCGACACACGCATGCAGACCACGGCCGGCTCCCTGGCGCAGACAGTGACGGGGCTGCTGGCTCCGGACCTCGGCCTGCACGCGCACCCGGCGCGCCCGCAGGGCCTCTTTCCCGCGCCCGTCCGCCAGCCCGCGCCCAAACCTGAATTGCTGCTGGAGCGCTGCCTGCGCCCGGCCTGGAAGCGCGTGACCGGTCTGCTGCAGGGCCTGCACGTCTTCCAGCAGGGCCTGACCCAGCACTACATCCTTTACCTCCTGGCCGCCCTGCTGGGACTCATGCTCCTGGCCAGCGTGGGGGAACCGCGATGA
- a CDS encoding proton-conducting transporter membrane subunit: MNPLTLVLLAGLLVALSGLPALLDGRPGSRRLSAGLALLAGGLGLVGVGGSLAGAAPLGLRLDWPTLGDPSLGLDALSAFFLAPVFLVGGLGALYGLGYARESAGREPAPLYWGLLLAGMILLLVARHAAAFLLGWELMALAAFFLVSTHHELPETRHASWLYLAATHVATLALLALFAIWQASLGTLELRPVVAGGIGPGAALAVFLLALLAFGIKAGLAPLQVWLPPAHAAAPTHVSAILSGVVLKMGIYGLLRFLSLLPAPPPAWGGLVLLLGVISGLLGVIQALGQHDLKRLLAWHSVENIGIILLGLGLALLGRSGGHPLLVTLGLGGCLLHVWNHALFKALLFLGAGAVLRQTGTRNLDRLGGLARRMPWTAALFLIGAVAICGLPPLNGLVSELLIFLGLLQGAASSVGSAATALAVPALALIGALALACFIKVFGAVFLGQARTPAAEGATEVPWSMRLPMLVLAGGCLTIGLAPALVAPLLDRTIDAWLPAAPLLSPPLAGVDALGALGVLQPLLALLAALLLAGLLRLASRPAAAPTWDCGYARPDARMQTSASGLARPLVLLSGGILRAQRQGREVQGTFPGPATLRTEVRDGVLDRLLLPALQRLSRRLNWFHRFQQGLSQTYVLYILIAVVLLLGTLLPVQDLAELWRMPAQPGGTP; encoded by the coding sequence ATGAATCCGCTGACCCTGGTACTGCTGGCCGGACTGCTGGTCGCTCTGAGCGGCCTGCCCGCGCTGCTGGACGGCCGGCCGGGCAGCCGTCGGCTCTCCGCGGGCCTGGCGCTGCTGGCGGGAGGGCTGGGTCTGGTGGGCGTGGGGGGCAGTCTGGCGGGCGCCGCTCCGCTGGGCCTGCGGCTGGACTGGCCGACGCTGGGCGATCCCAGCCTGGGTCTGGATGCGCTGAGCGCCTTTTTTCTCGCGCCCGTCTTCCTGGTGGGCGGCCTGGGCGCCCTCTACGGGCTGGGCTACGCGCGGGAATCCGCTGGCCGGGAGCCCGCCCCGCTGTACTGGGGCCTGCTCTTGGCCGGCATGATCCTGCTGCTGGTGGCCCGCCATGCCGCCGCCTTCCTCCTGGGTTGGGAGCTGATGGCCCTGGCGGCTTTCTTCCTGGTGTCCACGCACCACGAGCTGCCCGAGACCCGCCACGCCAGCTGGCTCTACCTGGCCGCCACCCACGTGGCCACCCTGGCCCTGCTGGCCCTGTTCGCGATCTGGCAGGCCAGCCTGGGCACGCTGGAACTGCGGCCCGTCGTCGCCGGCGGCATCGGGCCCGGAGCCGCGCTGGCGGTCTTTTTGCTGGCCCTGCTGGCCTTCGGCATCAAGGCCGGCCTGGCGCCCCTGCAGGTCTGGTTGCCGCCGGCCCACGCCGCCGCGCCCACCCACGTCTCCGCCATCCTGTCCGGCGTCGTGCTGAAGATGGGCATCTACGGACTGCTGCGCTTCCTCTCCCTCTTGCCCGCGCCGCCCCCCGCCTGGGGCGGACTGGTCCTGCTGCTGGGCGTGATCAGTGGCCTGCTGGGGGTGATCCAGGCCCTGGGCCAGCACGACTTGAAGCGCCTGCTGGCCTGGCACAGCGTGGAGAACATCGGCATCATCCTGCTGGGACTGGGGCTGGCCCTGCTGGGGCGCTCGGGCGGCCATCCCCTGCTGGTGACGCTGGGCTTGGGCGGCTGTCTGCTGCACGTCTGGAATCACGCCCTCTTCAAGGCCCTGCTCTTCCTCGGCGCGGGCGCCGTGCTTCGGCAGACGGGGACGCGCAACCTCGACCGCCTGGGCGGCCTGGCGCGCCGCATGCCCTGGACGGCGGCCCTCTTCCTGATCGGCGCCGTGGCCATCTGCGGACTGCCGCCCCTGAACGGCCTGGTCAGCGAGCTGCTGATCTTCCTGGGACTGCTGCAGGGGGCCGCAAGCAGCGTCGGCAGCGCCGCCACCGCGCTGGCCGTGCCCGCCCTGGCGCTGATCGGGGCGCTGGCCCTGGCCTGCTTCATCAAAGTCTTCGGCGCCGTGTTCCTGGGACAGGCGCGCACGCCCGCTGCCGAGGGGGCCACGGAGGTTCCCTGGAGCATGCGCCTGCCCATGCTGGTGCTGGCCGGTGGCTGTCTGACCATCGGGCTGGCGCCCGCGCTTGTGGCGCCGCTGCTGGACCGGACCATCGACGCCTGGCTGCCGGCCGCTCCGCTGCTCAGCCCGCCCCTGGCCGGCGTTGACGCCCTGGGCGCCCTGGGTGTCCTGCAGCCGCTGCTGGCGCTGCTGGCCGCCCTGCTGCTGGCCGGCCTGCTCCGCCTGGCGTCCCGGCCGGCCGCGGCCCCCACCTGGGACTGCGGCTACGCCCGGCCCGACGCCCGGATGCAGACTAGCGCCTCCGGGCTGGCCCGCCCGCTGGTCCTGCTCTCCGGGGGCATCCTGCGCGCCCAGCGCCAGGGCCGCGAGGTGCAGGGGACCTTTCCGGGTCCGGCCACCCTGCGCACCGAGGTCCGCGACGGCGTGCTGGATCGCCTGCTGCTGCCGGCCCTGCAGCGGCTTAGCCGGCGGCTGAACTGGTTCCACCGCTTCCAGCAGGGACTCAGCCAGACCTACGTGCTCTACATCCTGATCGCCGTGGTGCTGCTGCTGGGCACGCTGCTGCCCGTGCAGGATCTGGCCGAACTCTGGCGCATGCCGGCCCAGCCGGGAGGGACGCCGTGA
- a CDS encoding PTS sugar transporter subunit IIA, producing MQLSVRDTARLLNVTEKTVYRWIKLQTIPAYRVGDQYRFSRAELLEWATARRIPLSPEIFQEDHDASAELPSVSLALKAGGLAYRVGGRDRAEVLRAVVDVLHVPDEVDRNFLYQVLLARELLGTTAIGDGIAIPHVRNPIVLQIVRPQITLCFLDHPVDFGALDGQPVSILFTLISPTVRAHLHLLSHLAHVLQHPGLRQALRAQGPREEILALVAAAEAGIPPRVA from the coding sequence ATGCAACTCTCCGTTCGCGACACCGCGCGCCTGCTGAACGTCACCGAAAAGACGGTCTACCGCTGGATCAAACTGCAGACCATTCCCGCCTACCGCGTGGGCGACCAGTACCGTTTCAGCCGCGCCGAGCTGCTGGAGTGGGCCACGGCCCGGCGGATCCCGCTCTCGCCGGAGATCTTCCAGGAGGACCACGACGCCTCCGCCGAATTGCCCAGCGTCTCGCTGGCGCTGAAGGCCGGCGGACTGGCCTACCGGGTGGGCGGCCGGGACCGCGCGGAGGTGCTCCGGGCCGTGGTGGACGTCCTGCACGTGCCCGACGAGGTGGACCGCAACTTTCTCTACCAGGTCCTGCTGGCCCGTGAACTGCTGGGCACGACGGCTATCGGCGACGGCATCGCCATTCCCCACGTGCGCAATCCCATCGTGCTGCAGATCGTCCGCCCGCAGATCACCCTCTGTTTCCTGGACCATCCGGTGGACTTCGGCGCGCTGGACGGTCAGCCTGTCTCGATCCTGTTCACGTTGATCAGCCCGACGGTGCGCGCCCATCTGCACCTGCTGTCCCATCTGGCGCACGTGCTGCAGCACCCGGGCCTGCGCCAGGCCCTGCGCGCCCAGGGCCCGCGGGAGGAGATCCTGGCGCTGGTGGCCGCGGCGGAAGCCGGCATCCCGCCACGCGTCGCCTGA
- a CDS encoding serine protease, whose protein sequence is MSKHALTALFLLALPLTCRAQLSAGGTPPSFDLDLRGTPPTVALPAVDHAALLAEDAGADKDQPFRFGAPQDLRLDLLGLGVCDTLADGTRLWRLRLSSPGAHSLNLLYDEFDLPPGARLFLYGDDRSQVLGAFTDFNHNPDGQFATQPLAGDALTLEYAEPADAAFPGRVGISRVVHAYRNVFGLAAERDYGDSGACNNNVACPEGDPWRTEIRSVVMILTGGGFRICTGALVNNTAQDMRRYLLTANHCLGGETSWIFMFNYQSVGCSNQNGPTNHSVQGCVRRATLADSDFALLELNNAIPASYQPVWAGWSAVDEAATQGVCIHHPSGDIKKISFENQALISDRYLGNSGVTGSHWKVADWDDGTTEGGSSGSPIFDQNHRVVGQLHGGYASCSSQTSDWYGKFSMSWNRGSTAATRLRDWLDPGNTGLLTLDALDPEAVPLPASATLSYLPGTNRLQLDWTATLNTTSWRVEGAAAVGGPWTPLLEVTEPGVTLVADTAPAFLRVISIRQ, encoded by the coding sequence ATGTCCAAGCACGCCCTGACGGCCCTGTTCCTGCTGGCCCTGCCGCTGACCTGCCGGGCCCAGCTGAGCGCCGGCGGCACCCCGCCGTCCTTCGATCTCGACCTGCGCGGCACGCCGCCCACCGTGGCGCTGCCCGCCGTGGATCACGCGGCGCTGCTGGCCGAGGACGCCGGGGCCGACAAGGACCAGCCCTTCCGCTTCGGCGCCCCCCAGGATCTGCGCCTGGATCTGCTTGGCCTGGGTGTTTGTGACACGCTGGCCGACGGCACGCGCCTCTGGCGCCTGCGCCTGAGCAGCCCGGGCGCCCACTCCCTCAACCTGCTCTACGACGAGTTCGACCTGCCGCCGGGCGCGCGGCTCTTCCTCTACGGCGACGACCGCAGCCAGGTGCTGGGCGCGTTCACGGACTTCAACCACAACCCCGACGGACAATTTGCCACCCAGCCCTTGGCGGGCGATGCCCTCACCCTGGAGTACGCCGAGCCCGCGGACGCGGCTTTCCCCGGCCGGGTGGGCATCAGCCGCGTGGTGCACGCCTACCGCAACGTGTTCGGGCTGGCCGCCGAGCGCGACTACGGCGATTCCGGCGCCTGCAACAACAACGTGGCCTGCCCGGAGGGCGACCCCTGGCGGACGGAGATCCGCAGCGTGGTGATGATCCTCACCGGGGGCGGCTTCCGGATCTGCACGGGCGCGCTGGTGAACAACACGGCCCAGGACATGCGCCGCTATTTGCTGACGGCCAACCACTGCCTGGGCGGCGAGACCAGCTGGATCTTCATGTTCAACTACCAGAGCGTCGGCTGCAGCAACCAGAACGGCCCCACCAACCACTCGGTGCAGGGCTGCGTGCGGCGCGCCACCCTGGCGGACTCCGACTTCGCGCTGCTGGAGCTGAACAACGCCATTCCCGCCAGCTACCAGCCGGTCTGGGCGGGCTGGAGCGCCGTGGACGAGGCGGCCACCCAGGGCGTCTGCATCCATCACCCCTCCGGCGACATCAAGAAGATCAGCTTCGAGAACCAGGCGCTGATCTCGGACCGCTACCTGGGCAACTCGGGCGTGACGGGATCGCACTGGAAGGTGGCCGACTGGGACGACGGCACCACCGAGGGCGGCAGCTCGGGTTCGCCGATCTTCGACCAGAACCACCGCGTGGTGGGCCAGCTGCACGGCGGCTACGCCAGCTGCTCCAGCCAGACCTCGGACTGGTACGGCAAGTTTTCCATGAGCTGGAACCGCGGCTCGACGGCGGCCACGCGGCTGCGCGACTGGCTGGATCCCGGCAACACGGGCCTGCTGACCCTGGACGCGCTGGATCCGGAGGCCGTGCCCCTGCCCGCCAGTGCCACGCTGAGCTATCTGCCGGGAACGAACCGCCTGCAGTTGGATTGGACGGCCACGCTCAACACCACCTCGTGGCGCGTTGAGGGGGCTGCTGCGGTGGGTGGCCCCTGGACGCCGCTGCTGGAGGTGACGGAACCGGGGGTGACCTTGGTCGCCGATACGGCGCCGGCTTTTCTCCGGGTGATCAGCATCCGGCAATAA
- a CDS encoding ABC transporter substrate-binding protein, protein MPTTRLHQSLIPGAARRSLRLPLLGLTQLGLGLLLAGCGAPGERFDTGAILPLLEGVDARQVWSEAGYETVETPAGALPEVPAWLGGAGFEALADSLGWQTRTDYPLDTDSTALAGGRIRISISEYPATLRSEGKDAHTAFQQMMIEACYETLLRVNSTDLEYQPALATHWRVVFTEDGGQELWFRINPAARWQTGQRLTARDVAASWKLKVDEGLLRLSDAIIYREFSEPEVLSPYLLRTRTAKRSWRMMSEFATELRIYPAHIIGGLTGKEYMDRWQNRPLPGSGRYLIRERDVSQGNSLTLTRVADYWDRANPRRRGEWNFHQIKFVAIGEDNLARERTKKGELDLLLVTEAKYWVRELTPERVTQLRQGWLVKQKVHNDQPNGLQGFVFNTREAPFNDLRLRRAFALLMDRQTLIDKLFYNQYLHNDSYYPGGIYENPGNPKIRHDPRTAIRLLEEAGYDRLDSDGVRMNGEGERLEFEVMTPENPASERLLTVIQEQLARGGIQLSLKPTTFSTRVKMLNDRKFQLYYGAWTGSLFPDPRSSWHSEFAYGPDTGNHPGVADPVIDSLCAAYDVTYDQAERVRQIQAIDKRLMDGYYVAHAWYGPYERLLYWNKFGMPERVLSRTYDYRDLIRLWWYDPARHQALKDAIRDNRALPLQPEAVGWAAAAAPPRP, encoded by the coding sequence ATGCCGACCACCAGACTGCACCAGTCCCTGATTCCCGGGGCCGCGCGCCGGAGCCTCCGGCTGCCGCTCCTGGGGCTGACCCAGCTGGGGCTGGGCCTGCTGCTGGCGGGCTGCGGCGCCCCGGGCGAACGCTTCGACACCGGGGCGATCCTGCCGCTGCTGGAGGGCGTGGACGCCCGCCAGGTCTGGAGCGAGGCGGGTTACGAGACCGTCGAGACGCCGGCGGGCGCGTTGCCCGAGGTGCCGGCCTGGCTGGGCGGGGCGGGCTTCGAGGCGCTGGCGGACAGCCTGGGGTGGCAGACCCGCACGGACTACCCGCTGGACACGGACTCCACGGCCCTGGCGGGCGGGCGCATCCGCATCAGCATCTCCGAGTACCCCGCCACCCTGCGCAGCGAGGGCAAGGACGCCCACACGGCCTTCCAACAGATGATGATCGAGGCGTGTTACGAGACCCTGCTGCGCGTGAACAGCACGGACCTGGAGTACCAGCCGGCGCTGGCCACGCACTGGCGAGTGGTCTTCACGGAGGACGGCGGCCAGGAGCTGTGGTTCCGGATCAACCCCGCGGCGCGCTGGCAGACCGGGCAGCGCCTCACGGCGCGGGACGTGGCGGCGTCGTGGAAGCTCAAGGTGGACGAGGGCCTGCTGCGGCTTAGCGACGCCATCATCTACCGCGAGTTCAGCGAGCCGGAGGTCCTCAGCCCCTATCTGCTGCGCACGCGCACGGCCAAACGCAGCTGGCGCATGATGTCCGAGTTCGCCACCGAGCTGCGGATCTATCCCGCGCACATCATCGGCGGGCTGACGGGCAAGGAGTACATGGATCGCTGGCAGAATCGTCCGCTGCCGGGCTCCGGACGCTACCTGATCCGCGAGCGGGACGTCAGCCAGGGCAACAGCCTGACGCTGACCCGGGTGGCCGACTACTGGGACCGCGCCAATCCGCGCCGCCGGGGCGAGTGGAATTTCCACCAGATCAAGTTCGTGGCCATCGGCGAGGACAACCTGGCCCGCGAGCGCACCAAGAAGGGCGAGCTGGACCTGCTGCTGGTGACGGAGGCCAAGTACTGGGTGCGCGAGCTGACGCCCGAGCGTGTGACACAATTGCGGCAAGGCTGGCTGGTGAAGCAGAAGGTGCACAACGACCAGCCCAATGGCCTGCAGGGCTTCGTCTTCAACACGCGCGAGGCGCCCTTCAACGACCTGCGGCTGCGGCGCGCCTTCGCCCTGCTGATGGACCGCCAGACCCTGATCGACAAGCTGTTCTACAACCAGTACCTGCACAACGACAGCTACTACCCGGGCGGGATCTACGAGAATCCCGGCAATCCCAAGATCCGCCACGATCCCCGGACCGCCATCCGGCTGCTGGAGGAGGCGGGCTACGACCGGCTGGACAGCGACGGCGTGCGCATGAACGGCGAGGGGGAGCGGCTGGAATTCGAAGTGATGACGCCGGAGAATCCGGCCAGCGAGCGGCTGCTGACCGTGATCCAGGAACAGCTGGCCCGGGGCGGGATCCAGCTCAGCCTCAAGCCCACCACCTTCTCCACCCGGGTGAAGATGCTCAACGACCGCAAGTTCCAGCTCTACTACGGCGCCTGGACGGGCAGCCTGTTCCCGGATCCGCGCTCCAGCTGGCACAGCGAGTTCGCCTACGGCCCCGACACGGGCAACCACCCGGGCGTGGCGGATCCGGTGATCGACTCCCTCTGCGCGGCCTACGACGTCACCTATGACCAGGCCGAGCGCGTGAGACAGATCCAGGCCATCGACAAGCGGCTGATGGACGGCTACTACGTGGCCCATGCCTGGTACGGGCCCTACGAGCGCCTGCTCTACTGGAACAAGTTCGGCATGCCGGAGCGCGTGCTCTCCCGCACCTACGACTATCGCGACTTGATCCGCCTGTGGTGGTACGACCCGGCCCGGCACCAGGCGCTCAAGGACGCCATCCGGGACAACCGGGCCCTGCCCCTGCAGCCGGAGGCGGTGGGCTGGGCGGCGGCTGCGGCGCCGCCCCGGCCCTGA
- a CDS encoding patatin-like phospholipase family protein: MNRGPNIALALLLVVCTLRLAPAALPAPPDSAEAPRVALVLAGGGARGLTHIGVIRRLEELGLPVDLVCGTSMGALVGGLWSMGWSGRELDSLARHIDWLGSFVDQPAHHRLIGNARFLDRPDGLRLELERGQIRPPGQIFHGNKVELLLSDLTQGAHGEQDFLALPRAFACAATDLERGQAVYLDHGSLSRALRASMSMPSLFQPVEIDGRVLVDGGLVQNLPTDLALRLGADLIIAVDLPVHLRPLDELGNLVAVAEQSRQILSLAQETQAGRLADLLVRPAVSRYGLMDFEAVDSLILRGYEAMREAEPRLLALLAERGVPLGRRPPPARPGLPDTLWLASLSVEGRSTISLERAERLLGLKRGDLFSPRDVSRRVRTFISSGLAQKAGYQIILVDPDEPCQPGRHPAAGLLLEVDGPGQAWLDVTPSYTEHDQVRLGVTLDWDRVLGPGSRIRWDGRFGTDLRLALEAWRSSFHSSGFYVHPFSHFSSEDVEVGGSGRRSLAVYGLNRADLGLGAGLVLRRGARLEVLAATEWTKARPQVADSTWTLIRERAHAAALRLDVDTRNALDFPTHGFELGAEARLLDPIGRTSRTFTRGWLHTRVWHSFDGWFREAGGARSTAARDGGSLPRWPGLLTVELGGLAGRGFRGELSTPYFFPFGGWPEMPGFEFRELWVPEVAAGWLGLRLWLGRNLSLLPVAALSHTRGGLLEQEDRSDLGLGLELATRTYLGPLKLAVGSQPGEPAFVYLRFGWE; this comes from the coding sequence ATGAACAGGGGGCCTAACATAGCGCTTGCGCTGCTGCTGGTTGTCTGCACGCTGCGGCTGGCGCCGGCTGCGCTCCCGGCGCCGCCGGACTCGGCGGAGGCGCCGCGCGTGGCCCTGGTGCTGGCGGGCGGCGGCGCGCGCGGCCTGACCCACATCGGTGTGATCCGTCGGCTGGAGGAGCTGGGCCTGCCCGTGGATCTGGTCTGCGGCACCAGCATGGGCGCGCTGGTGGGCGGCCTCTGGAGCATGGGCTGGAGCGGGCGCGAGCTGGACAGCCTGGCCCGGCACATCGACTGGCTGGGAAGTTTCGTGGATCAGCCCGCCCATCACCGGCTGATCGGCAACGCGCGCTTCCTGGACCGGCCCGACGGCCTGCGGCTGGAGTTGGAGCGCGGCCAGATCCGGCCGCCCGGGCAGATCTTCCACGGCAACAAGGTGGAGCTGCTGCTCAGCGACCTCACCCAGGGCGCCCACGGCGAACAGGACTTCCTCGCCCTGCCGCGCGCCTTCGCCTGCGCCGCCACCGACCTGGAGCGTGGCCAGGCCGTCTACCTGGACCACGGTTCCCTCAGCCGGGCGCTGCGGGCCAGCATGAGCATGCCCTCGCTCTTCCAGCCGGTGGAGATCGACGGCCGCGTGCTGGTGGACGGCGGCCTGGTGCAGAACCTGCCCACGGATCTGGCCCTGCGGCTGGGCGCGGACCTGATCATCGCCGTGGACCTGCCCGTCCACCTGCGGCCGCTGGACGAGCTGGGCAATCTGGTGGCTGTGGCCGAGCAGTCCCGGCAGATCCTCTCCCTGGCCCAGGAGACCCAGGCCGGCCGGCTGGCCGACCTGCTGGTGCGGCCGGCGGTCTCACGCTACGGGTTGATGGATTTCGAGGCCGTGGATTCGCTGATCCTGCGCGGCTACGAGGCCATGCGGGAGGCCGAGCCCCGGCTGCTGGCCCTCCTGGCCGAGCGCGGCGTGCCGCTGGGGCGCCGTCCGCCCCCCGCGCGACCGGGCCTGCCCGACACGCTCTGGCTGGCCTCGCTCTCCGTGGAGGGCCGCTCCACCATCAGCCTGGAGCGCGCGGAACGTCTGCTGGGGCTGAAGCGCGGCGACCTGTTCAGCCCGCGCGACGTCTCACGGCGCGTGCGCACCTTTATCTCGTCCGGGCTGGCCCAGAAAGCCGGCTACCAGATCATCCTGGTCGACCCCGACGAACCCTGCCAGCCCGGCCGCCACCCCGCCGCCGGCCTGCTGCTGGAAGTGGACGGTCCCGGCCAGGCCTGGCTGGACGTGACCCCCAGCTACACGGAGCACGATCAGGTGCGGCTGGGCGTCACCCTGGACTGGGACCGCGTGCTGGGGCCCGGTTCGCGCATCCGCTGGGACGGCCGCTTCGGCACGGATCTGCGACTGGCCCTGGAAGCCTGGCGCAGCAGTTTCCACAGTTCCGGTTTCTACGTCCACCCCTTCAGCCACTTCAGCAGCGAGGACGTGGAAGTGGGCGGCAGCGGGCGCCGCAGCCTGGCGGTCTACGGGCTGAACCGCGCCGACCTGGGGCTGGGCGCGGGCCTGGTGTTGCGCCGCGGCGCGCGGCTGGAGGTCCTGGCCGCCACGGAGTGGACCAAGGCCCGGCCGCAGGTGGCGGACAGCACGTGGACGCTGATCCGCGAACGGGCCCACGCGGCGGCCCTTCGGCTGGACGTGGACACGCGCAATGCGCTGGACTTTCCCACCCACGGGTTCGAACTGGGCGCCGAGGCGCGCCTGCTGGATCCCATCGGGCGCACCAGCCGGACCTTCACCCGCGGCTGGCTGCACACCCGGGTCTGGCACTCCTTCGACGGCTGGTTCCGTGAGGCGGGCGGCGCGCGCTCCACGGCGGCCCGGGACGGCGGCAGCCTGCCGCGCTGGCCGGGCCTGCTCACCGTAGAACTGGGCGGACTGGCGGGGCGCGGCTTCCGCGGCGAGCTGTCGACGCCCTACTTCTTCCCCTTCGGCGGCTGGCCGGAAATGCCCGGCTTCGAGTTCCGCGAACTCTGGGTGCCGGAAGTGGCGGCGGGCTGGCTGGGGCTGCGGCTCTGGCTGGGGAGGAACCTCAGCCTGCTGCCCGTGGCGGCGCTGAGTCACACGCGCGGCGGTCTGCTGGAGCAGGAGGACCGCAGCGACCTGGGCCTGGGCCTCGAACTGGCCACCCGCACCTATCTGGGACCGCTCAAGCTGGCCGTCGGCAGCCAGCCCGGCGAACCCGCCTTCGTCTACCTGCGCTTCGGCTGGGAATGA